Proteins encoded in a region of the Leifsonia sp. PS1209 genome:
- a CDS encoding endonuclease/exonuclease/phosphatase family protein, protein MGENDEASPKTGCETRGVPLKIVSYNLRKHAAGHELADIAATYDVDALCLQECDSEALPERLHHLILADATRTNRLGLAVYVREDRYDILDTKVFAVQKSVHDRVLAPANERLLAVRLHDRETEEDVLVGSFHAAPLTASNSLRRKQIAAAHAGMRSLAADIPSVMVGDFNYPWFIRGLERHLTTAGYALSRSTEPTYLRYKFFTGYFDFVTSTGFEIQRVDVLPRGASDHRAISLDAELAA, encoded by the coding sequence GTGGGTGAGAATGATGAGGCGTCCCCGAAGACGGGGTGCGAGACACGAGGAGTTCCCCTGAAGATCGTCAGCTACAACCTGCGCAAGCACGCAGCAGGCCACGAGCTCGCGGACATCGCTGCAACCTACGACGTCGACGCGCTGTGCCTGCAGGAGTGCGACAGTGAGGCGCTTCCCGAGCGTCTCCACCACCTGATCCTCGCCGACGCGACGAGGACCAACCGTCTCGGCCTCGCCGTCTACGTGCGCGAAGACCGCTACGACATCCTCGACACCAAGGTGTTCGCCGTGCAGAAGTCGGTGCACGACCGCGTGCTCGCCCCGGCGAATGAGCGCCTGCTCGCAGTGCGCCTGCACGACAGGGAGACCGAGGAGGACGTGCTCGTCGGGTCGTTCCACGCTGCGCCGCTGACCGCATCCAACTCGTTGCGGCGCAAGCAGATCGCCGCCGCCCACGCCGGGATGCGCTCCCTGGCCGCCGACATCCCCTCTGTGATGGTCGGCGACTTCAACTACCCCTGGTTCATCCGCGGGCTGGAGCGGCACCTGACGACGGCGGGCTACGCGCTCAGCCGTAGTACAGAGCCGACCTACCTGCGCTACAAGTTCTTCACCGGATACTTCGACTTCGTCACGTCGACGGGGTTCGAGATCCAGCGGGTGGATGTGCTGCCGCGCGGCGCCTCCGACCACCGGGCGATCAGCCTGGACGCCGAACTCGCCGCCTGA
- the ligD gene encoding non-homologous end-joining DNA ligase, whose amino-acid sequence MAGDAVVLTVPGPHGEREVRVSSPGRVLWPELGITKLDLANYFVAVGDAFVRANGDRPVSLQRFPEGIDGEQFFSKNPPRGAPDYVRSVMVVYPSARSHPQLVIDEPAAAVWAVQMNTVVFHPWPSRAENSDNPDQLRIDLDPQPGTDFGDAIPAAIELRAVLREAGLDAFIKTSGNRGLHVFAPIEPTHEFLDVRHAVIAAARELERRMPDKVTTAWWKEERGERIFVDFNQANRDRTMAGAYSPRALAHAPVATPITWDELESTDPRSHTILTIPERLATVGDPWETFGDKPGRIDELLGWWQRDLDDGLGELPFPPDYPKMPGEPPRVQPSRAKKP is encoded by the coding sequence ATGGCAGGCGACGCAGTTGTCCTCACGGTCCCCGGTCCGCACGGCGAACGCGAGGTGCGGGTCTCCAGTCCCGGCCGCGTGCTGTGGCCGGAGCTCGGCATCACGAAGCTCGACCTCGCGAACTACTTCGTCGCGGTCGGCGACGCGTTCGTCCGCGCCAACGGCGACCGGCCGGTGTCGCTGCAGCGTTTCCCGGAGGGCATCGACGGCGAGCAGTTCTTCTCGAAGAACCCGCCGAGGGGCGCGCCGGACTACGTGCGCTCGGTGATGGTGGTCTACCCGAGCGCCCGCTCGCATCCCCAGCTCGTCATCGACGAACCGGCCGCCGCGGTGTGGGCGGTGCAGATGAACACGGTGGTCTTCCACCCGTGGCCGTCGCGCGCGGAGAACTCGGACAACCCCGACCAGCTCCGCATCGACCTCGACCCGCAGCCCGGCACCGACTTCGGCGACGCGATCCCCGCGGCCATCGAGCTGCGCGCCGTGCTGCGCGAGGCCGGCCTGGATGCGTTCATCAAGACCTCCGGCAACCGCGGCCTGCACGTGTTCGCCCCGATCGAGCCGACCCACGAGTTCCTGGATGTGCGGCACGCTGTGATCGCCGCCGCCCGCGAACTGGAGCGCAGGATGCCCGACAAGGTCACGACGGCGTGGTGGAAGGAGGAGCGCGGCGAGCGCATCTTCGTCGACTTCAACCAGGCCAACAGGGACAGGACGATGGCGGGCGCATACAGTCCGCGCGCTCTCGCCCACGCACCGGTGGCCACGCCGATCACCTGGGACGAGCTGGAGTCGACGGACCCGCGCTCCCACACCATCCTGACCATCCCGGAACGGCTGGCGACGGTCGGCGACCCGTGGGAGACGTTCGGCGACAAGCCGGGCCGCATCGACGAGCTGCTCGGCTGGTGGCAGCGCGACCTCGACGACGGCCTCGGCGAACTACCGTTCCCTCCCGACTACCCGAAGATGCCCGGCGAGCCGCCGCGCGTGCAGCCGAGCCGCGCCAAGAAGCCCTAG
- a CDS encoding ATP-dependent DNA ligase yields MEPTHPSPAQPVAPMLAKAVPTVPDPDKVDGGLSYEPKWDGFRAIVYATGTSNPDGTGTIESVEIGSRGSKMLTRYFPELVEAFTRILPGPCVLDGEIVVPTGEPGAQRLDWEALSQRIHPAASRVKLLAEQTPATFVAFDLLALGDESYLDRPFSERRAALESFAGDLPAPIELTRTTTDVDLARRWLVEFEGAGLDGVVAKPLAAPYAQNKRTMLKVKHHRTADVVALGYRIHTSGRGVGSLLVGLYDSDGELRNIGGVSAFTDKRRLELVDELDPLVLRDDDGQTVTGETERSRFSSGKDVSFVRLRPERVLEVRYDQMEGMRFRHTAQFERWRPDRDARSCTYEQLDRPIAYDLGNVLS; encoded by the coding sequence ATGGAGCCAACGCACCCGTCGCCCGCCCAACCGGTCGCCCCCATGCTGGCGAAAGCCGTCCCCACCGTGCCGGATCCGGACAAGGTCGACGGCGGGCTCAGCTACGAACCCAAATGGGACGGGTTCCGCGCCATCGTCTACGCGACCGGCACCAGCAACCCAGACGGCACCGGCACCATCGAGAGCGTCGAGATCGGCAGCAGGGGCTCCAAGATGCTCACGCGGTACTTCCCCGAACTCGTCGAGGCGTTCACGCGCATCCTGCCCGGGCCGTGCGTGCTCGACGGCGAGATCGTCGTGCCGACCGGCGAGCCCGGCGCGCAGCGGCTCGACTGGGAGGCGCTGTCGCAGCGCATCCACCCCGCCGCGAGCCGGGTGAAGCTGCTGGCCGAGCAGACCCCGGCCACCTTCGTCGCATTCGACCTGCTCGCGCTCGGCGACGAGTCGTACCTCGACCGGCCGTTCTCGGAGCGGCGTGCCGCGCTCGAATCGTTCGCGGGCGACCTCCCCGCGCCCATCGAACTCACCAGGACCACCACCGACGTCGACCTCGCCCGCCGCTGGCTGGTCGAGTTCGAGGGCGCCGGGCTCGACGGGGTCGTCGCCAAACCGCTGGCGGCGCCGTACGCGCAGAACAAGCGCACGATGCTGAAGGTCAAGCACCACCGCACGGCCGACGTTGTGGCGCTCGGCTACCGCATCCACACCAGCGGGCGAGGGGTGGGGTCCCTGCTCGTCGGCCTGTACGACTCCGACGGCGAGCTGCGCAACATCGGGGGCGTCTCCGCGTTCACCGACAAGCGCAGGCTGGAACTGGTGGACGAACTCGACCCGCTCGTGCTCCGGGACGACGACGGGCAGACCGTCACCGGCGAGACGGAGCGCAGCAGGTTCTCGTCCGGCAAAGACGTGTCGTTCGTGCGCCTGCGGCCGGAGCGCGTGCTCGAAGTGCGCTACGACCAGATGGAGGGGATGCGGTTCCGCCACACGGCCCAGTTCGAGCGCTGGCGTCCAGACCGCGACGCCCGCTCCTGCACGTACGAGCAGCTCGACCGCCCGATCGCCTACGACCTCGGAAACGTCCTCAGCTGA
- a CDS encoding SIP domain-containing protein, with protein MYRPDHANHTATTAHHDDRVQFLVVGDESSLTELEAELALLPLCARGRVFVEVGDADEIVQLATPMRMTVTWLTRHNRSGRPGTGERCARGEAATRAVRAWTTEMLCDGPGETRVILTGGFALVSEVRDHLESVVGMPADAIVAPAYH; from the coding sequence ATGTACCGACCCGATCACGCGAACCACACCGCGACCACCGCCCACCACGACGACCGTGTGCAGTTCCTCGTCGTCGGTGACGAGTCGTCGCTGACCGAGCTCGAAGCCGAGCTCGCGCTGCTTCCGCTGTGCGCTCGCGGCCGGGTCTTCGTGGAGGTCGGAGACGCGGACGAGATCGTCCAGCTGGCCACCCCGATGCGCATGACCGTCACCTGGCTCACCCGCCACAACCGCAGCGGCCGCCCGGGAACCGGCGAACGCTGCGCTAGGGGAGAGGCCGCCACCCGCGCGGTCCGCGCCTGGACCACCGAGATGCTCTGCGATGGACCGGGCGAGACCCGCGTCATCCTGACCGGCGGCTTCGCCCTGGTCTCCGAGGTGCGCGACCACCTCGAATCGGTCGTCGGCATGCCCGCCGACGCCATCGTCGCCCCCGCCTACCACTGA
- a CDS encoding SDR family NAD(P)-dependent oxidoreductase — protein sequence MTAASEGSRRTIVLTGASSGIGLVAAQRLSEQGNEVAVVGRNPERTRGIAEKIGATPFLADFEKLDEVRALASALLDRYDTIDVLANNAGGLNAKRELTVDGHERTIQANHLAPFLLTHLLRPRLEQTAALGRDVRVVSTASLANRFGHLRLDDLDWEKRAWLGGWRAYGTAKLATILFIRELAERLTGTGVDAFSFHPGTIATNFGRTSPLIRFGAFVTRNGYGVPVEAGAAPLVRLAAEAPVGAPSGTYFDRLSANGPTAAQAKDAQLGRDLWTITEQLVGVDTRV from the coding sequence ATGACCGCAGCGTCCGAGGGTTCCCGGCGCACGATCGTCCTGACCGGTGCGAGTTCCGGGATCGGGCTGGTCGCCGCCCAGCGGCTCTCCGAGCAGGGCAACGAGGTGGCGGTGGTCGGGCGCAACCCGGAGCGCACCAGGGGCATCGCGGAGAAGATCGGGGCGACGCCGTTCCTCGCCGACTTCGAGAAGCTCGACGAGGTGCGGGCGCTCGCCAGCGCGCTGCTCGACCGCTACGACACCATCGACGTCCTCGCCAACAACGCCGGCGGCCTGAACGCCAAGCGCGAGCTCACGGTCGACGGCCACGAGCGCACCATCCAGGCCAACCATCTGGCGCCGTTCCTGCTCACCCACCTGCTGCGGCCCCGGCTGGAACAGACGGCGGCGCTGGGCCGGGATGTGCGGGTCGTGTCCACGGCCAGCCTCGCCAACCGCTTCGGTCACCTCCGCCTCGACGACCTCGACTGGGAGAAGCGCGCCTGGCTGGGCGGCTGGCGGGCATACGGCACGGCCAAGCTGGCGACCATCCTGTTCATCAGGGAGCTGGCGGAGCGTCTCACCGGCACGGGCGTCGACGCGTTCTCGTTCCATCCGGGCACGATCGCGACCAACTTCGGCCGCACGTCGCCGCTGATCCGGTTCGGGGCGTTCGTCACCCGCAACGGCTACGGCGTCCCCGTCGAGGCCGGGGCGGCTCCGCTCGTCCGCCTCGCCGCGGAGGCTCCGGTCGGTGCGCCGAGCGGAACGTACTTCGACCGCCTCAGCGCCAACGGTCCCACCGCCGCGCAGGCGAAAGACGCGCAGCTCGGCCGCGACCTGTGGACGATCACCGAACAGCTCGTGGGGGTGGACACCCGCGTGTGA
- a CDS encoding Fe-S oxidoreductase, translating to MRVITRVLFDSPISTLGYLYATAVGLVWGFIWSTGRVERRAGLFVFRGMPERTFGRGGSCVGGCYLTAQNVSDDILEHEAIHKRQWQRYGMVFPLLYLVSGRDPLKNRFEIEAGLEKGGYR from the coding sequence ATGCGCGTGATCACCCGCGTGCTGTTCGACTCCCCGATCAGCACACTCGGCTACCTCTACGCCACGGCCGTCGGCTTGGTCTGGGGCTTCATCTGGAGCACGGGCCGCGTCGAGCGCCGCGCCGGGCTGTTCGTGTTCCGCGGGATGCCGGAGCGCACGTTCGGCAGGGGCGGTTCGTGCGTCGGAGGCTGCTACCTCACCGCGCAGAACGTCTCGGACGACATCCTGGAGCACGAGGCGATTCACAAGCGTCAGTGGCAGCGTTACGGCATGGTGTTCCCTCTGCTCTACCTCGTCTCCGGACGGGATCCGCTGAAGAACCGTTTCGAAATCGAGGCCGGCCTCGAGAAAGGTGGCTACCGATGA
- a CDS encoding NAD(P)/FAD-dependent oxidoreductase produces MSSNEYDVIVIGAGAVGENVADRAVQGGMRTVIVEAELVGGECSYWACMPSKALLRSGALLRAAQRVGGTREAVTGRLDVEAVLRRRDVMTSDWKDDGQVEWLNGAGIDLVRGHAVITGVREVTVTAEDGTETVLTAKHAVAVCTGSASLLPDIPGLRESEPWTSRDATSVQRVPVSLAILGGGVVGVEMATAYAGFGTEVHLVSRSGLLGANEPFAGELVADSLRELGANLHLDVSPTAVERTDDDGFQLTLDDGTTIRTDELLVATGRIPHTAGLGLEAFGLEGGAWLNVDDSMRVLGADGEPVDGGWLYGVGDVNHRALLTHQGKYQARAAGDAIAARAKGATVSLEPWGTYVATADHQSVPQVTFTDPEVASVGLTAAAAEKAGYRTRVVDYEISGVSGASIAADNYVGKARMVVDEDRQVVLGVTFVGQDVGELLHSATIAVVGEVPLSRLWHAVPSYPTLSEVWLRLLETYGRPKE; encoded by the coding sequence ATGAGCAGCAACGAATACGACGTGATCGTGATCGGAGCGGGAGCGGTGGGCGAGAACGTCGCCGACCGGGCGGTGCAGGGCGGGATGCGCACCGTGATCGTGGAGGCCGAGCTGGTCGGAGGCGAGTGCTCGTACTGGGCCTGCATGCCGTCGAAGGCGCTGCTCCGTTCCGGAGCGCTGCTGCGCGCGGCGCAACGGGTCGGCGGGACGCGCGAGGCCGTCACCGGCCGGCTCGACGTGGAGGCGGTGCTCCGGCGCCGCGACGTCATGACGAGCGACTGGAAAGACGACGGGCAGGTGGAGTGGCTGAACGGAGCGGGCATCGACCTCGTCAGGGGCCACGCCGTCATCACCGGTGTCCGCGAGGTGACCGTGACGGCCGAGGACGGCACAGAGACGGTGCTCACGGCAAAGCACGCCGTCGCCGTCTGCACCGGTTCCGCCTCCCTCCTTCCCGACATCCCGGGCCTCCGCGAGAGCGAGCCGTGGACGAGCAGGGACGCCACGAGCGTCCAGCGCGTGCCCGTGTCGCTCGCGATCCTCGGCGGCGGTGTCGTCGGGGTCGAGATGGCCACGGCGTACGCCGGCTTCGGCACGGAGGTGCACCTCGTCTCCCGCAGCGGCCTGCTCGGCGCGAACGAGCCGTTCGCCGGGGAACTCGTCGCGGACTCGCTGCGCGAACTCGGCGCGAACCTGCACCTCGACGTGTCCCCGACCGCCGTCGAGCGCACGGACGACGACGGCTTCCAGCTCACGCTCGACGACGGCACCACCATCCGCACCGACGAACTCCTCGTGGCGACGGGACGCATCCCGCACACCGCGGGCCTCGGCCTGGAGGCCTTCGGTCTCGAAGGCGGGGCGTGGCTGAACGTCGACGACTCGATGCGCGTCCTCGGCGCCGACGGCGAGCCGGTCGACGGTGGATGGCTCTACGGCGTCGGCGACGTCAACCACCGCGCGCTGCTCACCCACCAGGGCAAGTACCAGGCGCGGGCCGCGGGAGACGCGATCGCGGCCAGGGCGAAGGGGGCGACGGTCTCCCTCGAGCCGTGGGGCACCTACGTGGCGACGGCCGATCACCAGTCGGTGCCGCAGGTCACGTTCACCGACCCGGAGGTCGCGTCCGTCGGCCTCACGGCCGCAGCCGCCGAGAAGGCCGGATACCGCACCAGGGTGGTCGACTACGAGATCAGCGGGGTCTCTGGCGCGAGCATCGCCGCGGACAACTACGTGGGGAAGGCGAGGATGGTCGTCGACGAGGACCGTCAGGTCGTCCTCGGGGTCACCTTCGTCGGGCAGGATGTCGGCGAGCTGCTGCACTCGGCCACCATCGCAGTGGTCGGCGAGGTCCCCCTCTCCCGCCTCTGGCACGCCGTGCCGTCGTACCCGACTCTCAGCGAGGTCTGGCTGCGGCTGCTCGAAACGTACGGCCGGCCGAAGGAATAA
- a CDS encoding crotonase/enoyl-CoA hydratase family protein: MTEPKIITERRGHILLIGFNRPEKRNAADFELLRLLSDAYGELERDPGLRVGLVYAVGDHFTAGLDLADIGPRIGADGLTIESDDGINPWQVSGQCLSKPVVIAVHGTCLTLGIELILASDIAVAARSTTFGQIEVSRGILPFGGATIRFPRAVGWGNAMRYILTGDSFDAAEAHRIGLVQELVDDGEQFDRALAIAERIAAQAPLAVQAALANAKLAVREGDAAAEAQLQPALVRLATSEDAAIGMQAFLTRTQAEFVGR; this comes from the coding sequence ATGACCGAACCCAAGATCATCACCGAGAGGCGGGGCCACATCCTGCTCATCGGCTTCAACAGGCCGGAGAAGCGCAACGCCGCAGACTTCGAACTCCTCCGGCTGCTCTCCGACGCATACGGAGAGCTCGAACGCGACCCCGGGTTGCGCGTCGGCCTCGTCTACGCCGTCGGCGACCACTTCACCGCAGGCCTCGACCTCGCAGACATCGGGCCGCGCATCGGAGCGGACGGCCTCACCATCGAGAGCGACGACGGCATCAACCCGTGGCAGGTGTCCGGGCAGTGTCTCAGCAAGCCCGTCGTGATCGCCGTGCACGGCACCTGCCTCACCCTCGGCATCGAGCTGATCCTGGCGAGCGACATCGCCGTTGCGGCCCGGTCCACCACGTTCGGCCAGATCGAGGTGTCCAGGGGCATCCTGCCGTTCGGCGGGGCCACCATCCGGTTCCCCCGCGCTGTCGGCTGGGGCAACGCCATGCGCTACATCCTCACCGGCGATTCTTTCGACGCGGCAGAGGCCCATCGCATCGGCCTGGTGCAGGAGCTGGTCGACGACGGAGAGCAGTTCGACAGGGCGCTCGCCATCGCGGAGCGGATCGCGGCGCAGGCTCCCCTCGCCGTCCAGGCCGCGCTCGCCAACGCCAAGCTCGCGGTGCGAGAAGGCGACGCGGCGGCAGAGGCCCAGTTGCAGCCGGCGCTCGTCCGGCTGGCCACCAGCGAAGATGCCGCGATCGGCATGCAGGCCTTCCTCACCAGGACCCAAGCGGAGTTCGTGGGCCGCTAG